In a single window of the Salmo trutta chromosome 21, fSalTru1.1, whole genome shotgun sequence genome:
- the LOC115157323 gene encoding uncharacterized protein LOC115157323 isoform X1, translating to MSLLWQCAIVLAVVAASAANEDFNVDCEKHSIKVTWKVSPELVENAARLFLGHCVPSTFSVLPTGEGMATFHYNLNGCAIKKRVTGKKHIYSTNLTYRPDRKPKPAAISHHIKCVYIRPEGWIPPFLIPAYGSAEGHGGLVFHMALLNEDLTGLAKTSLFPLGSFIPIWAAVDQKDHQPLLLLLEECVAATTPELQSASLVYPIITNKGCLADGKTGNSRFLPRYHSSAILLYLQSFKFALGEEVYIHCKLVAWDPEVFDIEKKACHYIKETGEWELLDDPSQSDLCKCCDSSCKPRLKRGVDSGPQGLVQNSVLGPLTIVEYSETRIPSEFVKYPTVKQGMAVFSVSTAI from the exons ATGTCTCTCCTTTGGCAATGTGCAATTGTTttggctgttgtagcagcaagcGCTGCCAATGAAG ATTTTAATGTGGATTGTGAGAAACACTCCATTAAAGTGACATGGAAGGTCAGTCCAGAGTTGGTTGAAAATGCTGCCCGTCttttccttggacactgtgttccGTCCACATTTTCTGTTCTTCCCACGGGAGAAGGGATGGCGACATTCCACTACAACCTCAATGGCTGTGCCATCAAGAAACGG GTGACTGGCAAAAAACACATCTATTCAACCAACCTGACTTACAGACCTGACCGAAAGCCCAAACCTGCTGCTATTAGTCACCATATTAAGTGTGTTTACATAAG ACCTGAGGGGTGGATTCCCCCATTCCTTATCCCTGCCTATGGTAGTGCTGAGGGTCATGGAGGATTGGTTTTCCACATGGCACTCCTCAATG AAGACCTTACTGGTCTGGCTAAGACCAGCCTGTTTCCCCTGGGCTCTTTCATCCCCATCTGGGCAGCAGTGGATCAGAAGGACCATCAGCCCTTGCTGCTGCTCTTGGAGGAGTGTGTGGCGGCCACAACACCAGAACTGCAGTCTGCGAGCCTGGTGTACCCCATCATCACCAACAAGGG TTGCCTTGCTGATGGGAAGACTGGGAACTCCAGGTTCCTGCCTAGGTACCACTCGTCTGCTATTCTGCTTTACCTGCAGTCCTTCAAGTTTGCCCTAGGCGAGGAA GTGTATATTCATTGTAAGCTTGTTGCATGGGACCCTGAGGTTTTTGATATAGAAAAGAAGGCCTGCCACTACATTAAAGAGACTGGAGA ATGGGAGCTGCTGGATGACCCGTCTCAAAGTGACCTCTGCAAGTGCTGTGACTCGAGTTGCAAGCCTCGGTTGAAGAGGGGTGTGGATTCAG GACCCCAGGGCCTGGTTCAAAACTCTGTTCTTGGACCGCTCACAATAGTGGAATACTCTGAAACCCGGATCCCCAGTGAATTTGTAAAATATCCTACTGTAAAACAAG GGATGGCTGTCTTTTCTGTCTCCACAGCCATCTAA
- the LOC115157323 gene encoding uncharacterized protein LOC115157323 isoform X2, with the protein MSLLWQCAIVLAVVAASAANEDFNVDCEKHSIKVTWKVSPELVENAARLFLGHCVPSTFSVLPTGEGMATFHYNLNGCAIKKRVTGKKHIYSTNLTYRPDRKPKPAAISHHIKCVYIRPEGWIPPFLIPAYGSAEGHGGLVFHMALLNEDLTGLAKTSLFPLGSFIPIWAAVDQKDHQPLLLLLEECVAATTPELQSASLVYPIITNKGCLADGKTGNSRFLPRYHSSAILLYLQSFKFALGEEVYIHCKLVAWDPEVFDIEKKACHYIKETGEWELLDDPSQSDLCKCCDSSCKPRLKRGVDSGPQGLVQNSVLGPLTIVEYSETRIPSEFVKYPTVKQVDWLV; encoded by the exons ATGTCTCTCCTTTGGCAATGTGCAATTGTTttggctgttgtagcagcaagcGCTGCCAATGAAG ATTTTAATGTGGATTGTGAGAAACACTCCATTAAAGTGACATGGAAGGTCAGTCCAGAGTTGGTTGAAAATGCTGCCCGTCttttccttggacactgtgttccGTCCACATTTTCTGTTCTTCCCACGGGAGAAGGGATGGCGACATTCCACTACAACCTCAATGGCTGTGCCATCAAGAAACGG GTGACTGGCAAAAAACACATCTATTCAACCAACCTGACTTACAGACCTGACCGAAAGCCCAAACCTGCTGCTATTAGTCACCATATTAAGTGTGTTTACATAAG ACCTGAGGGGTGGATTCCCCCATTCCTTATCCCTGCCTATGGTAGTGCTGAGGGTCATGGAGGATTGGTTTTCCACATGGCACTCCTCAATG AAGACCTTACTGGTCTGGCTAAGACCAGCCTGTTTCCCCTGGGCTCTTTCATCCCCATCTGGGCAGCAGTGGATCAGAAGGACCATCAGCCCTTGCTGCTGCTCTTGGAGGAGTGTGTGGCGGCCACAACACCAGAACTGCAGTCTGCGAGCCTGGTGTACCCCATCATCACCAACAAGGG TTGCCTTGCTGATGGGAAGACTGGGAACTCCAGGTTCCTGCCTAGGTACCACTCGTCTGCTATTCTGCTTTACCTGCAGTCCTTCAAGTTTGCCCTAGGCGAGGAA GTGTATATTCATTGTAAGCTTGTTGCATGGGACCCTGAGGTTTTTGATATAGAAAAGAAGGCCTGCCACTACATTAAAGAGACTGGAGA ATGGGAGCTGCTGGATGACCCGTCTCAAAGTGACCTCTGCAAGTGCTGTGACTCGAGTTGCAAGCCTCGGTTGAAGAGGGGTGTGGATTCAG GACCCCAGGGCCTGGTTCAAAACTCTGTTCTTGGACCGCTCACAATAGTGGAATACTCTGAAACCCGGATCCCCAGTGAATTTGTAAAATATCCTACTGTAAAACAAG TTGACTGGTTGGTGTAA